Genomic window (Deltaproteobacteria bacterium):
GGGCTTGAAGAGAATGAGAGAACTCATTTGCTTAAAACAAAAGAGATCATTGGATATGGTTTGGAAAATAGGAATGAACCAACCGAATATTTAGAACAGCAGCTAAACAGGATCAGAAATGAAAACTACAACTTGATTATCAATTTGTCTTTCTCTCCAGTTTCTAGTTATATTTGTTATTACTTAAGTTATACGATTCCACAAGTTGCTGATTTTACTTTTACAAGAAGTTCACTAACCAGACCAACAATTGTGGGTTATACAAGAAACGCGGATTCCTCTTTTTGTTTGAAAGAAGCCGTTTCAGCTTACTATTATTCACAAGTAGGAACTGAAAAATATAATCGTTTTCATCTTATTGATATTTTTGCGAGTTTATGTGATCTGGATTTGAAACCACAGGATTATAAATACCCTTCTGAATTCAGTTTAAACAGCCCCATTGATGGAAAATATATTACCATTCAGCTTGGTGCCAGTCAGAAGAATAAAACCCTGACCCCCTTTATTTGGGCTCGAGTTATCAAAAAATTGTTGAGTTTTAAATTAGGGTACAAAATTGTTCTTATAGGATCCAAAGAAGAAGAAGAGCTTGTGGACGAGGTTTTTGCATTTAATAACTATAGTGAAATTATAAATTTAATTGGAAAGACAAATTTAGATGAGTTGTTTCCGATATTAAAAGGCTCAAGCCTTCATGTGGGTGGAGATAGTGTCTTTATTCATATGTGTAATTTGACTCAAACTCCCTGTCTCAATTTTTCATTTGAAACGGTAAAGTTTTGGGAAACTGGGCCCAAATCAAATGGGAGTTATGTTTTATTGAACATTTTACCAGCTAATGTTGAATCGACGGAAGCGGCTTCTGCAATTCATTCGGTGTTAACAAAAAATCCACTTCCTCAATTGATTTCCTATGTTCCAGAGGTCCCATGCTATAGTCTTAAATTTGATTTGGTAAATGATTTTGAATGGGCCTTAGTCAAGGCCTTGTATATTGGGGATTCATTTCCTGTTACCGAAGACATTCATTTTCACGCGGCTATGGTGAAGCTCCATCGTGCCAACAATACGATTATCAATACATTAAACTCTTGTTTGGCCGAAGGAACAAGGAAATACCTTAAAATTTTAGAAGCAGAAGATGAAGTTTTTAAAGGGATCGCCAGGCTGAATTCAAAGGCGGGAATTTATATAGACTGGTGTCTAGCTGAAAAAATAAAAGTTCCGCCATTAACCGAAAATAAAATTGTAGAATCCTATTTGAGAGTTCATAATGAGCTGAAGCTTATTATGAAGCCTTATTTGCTTGAAGAAGAACTCACTCAGGAAGAGGAAAAGAATCATGGATAGATTCAAAATTAATGGACAAAAGTTAATTGATTTTTACAATAGAGATACCACTTTGGGGCAAGTTTTTAAAGATATCGAGTCTGATTTAAAAAAATCGAATCAAGTGGTTTGTCAATACATAGTGAATGGAAAGGAGCTTGTTGAAGCCGAAGAGCAGGGCTATTTCGACATGAATCTTTCGCAAGTCATAACCTTAGAGTATCTTTCTGAAAATATTAATGAGCTATTGGTGGACGTTTTACAAAGTTGGATTGAGGCTTTTCCTGAAATGATACAGAATACCGAACTGATTTCAAAACAGATTAGATTTTCTGGAGTTCAAAGCGCCTTTAAGAAAATTGAAGTTTTGATTGAAAATTATGAGTATTTAATTTCAAGTGTTATATCGATAAAAAATCTTATGGGAGACTCTGCTGCGGCGGGTCTTGCGCGGTTATCTGAGGCGGAGTTGAAAACAAAGACAATGTTAGAAGAAGCTCTAACAGCAGTTGAAAAAAAGGATTTTGTCTGTTTAGCTGATATTATTGAGTATGAGTTAATTACGAGTTTGCAGAACTGGGAAAAACTTTTAGTCAATTTACTGAATCTCATAAATGGGGAAAAAACAGTTGATATCCACGCCAGAAACAACGGCTATAAAATCATATCCTCTTTTACTTCTAGGGGAAGAATGGCAAATTGAAAGGGCTCTGAAAAGCTATCAGGGACCATTGAGAAAATTGTTTCATACCTTTTCCTATGCAGCATTCAGTCCTTTGGCAAATAAAAATCAGCTTATTGTGAAGTATGATTTAGTTTTGTTGTTTTATAAGGATTTATTAAGTGAAGAATTCTTTAATTCAATTCAAGACGTCAAACACCAAACAGAATTTATTTTGCTTATTGAGGATGAAGATTTTGATTTAAAAAGACTTGTGAATCAATGGAGTCTAGTTAAAATTATTTCCT
Coding sequences:
- a CDS encoding glycosyltransferase family 9 protein codes for the protein MKILIVQLARLGDIYMSWPIARALKRKDPDSTIHFFVREKFQRALLGLEENERTHLLKTKEIIGYGLENRNEPTEYLEQQLNRIRNENYNLIINLSFSPVSSYICYYLSYTIPQVADFTFTRSSLTRPTIVGYTRNADSSFCLKEAVSAYYYSQVGTEKYNRFHLIDIFASLCDLDLKPQDYKYPSEFSLNSPIDGKYITIQLGASQKNKTLTPFIWARVIKKLLSFKLGYKIVLIGSKEEEELVDEVFAFNNYSEIINLIGKTNLDELFPILKGSSLHVGGDSVFIHMCNLTQTPCLNFSFETVKFWETGPKSNGSYVLLNILPANVESTEAASAIHSVLTKNPLPQLISYVPEVPCYSLKFDLVNDFEWALVKALYIGDSFPVTEDIHFHAAMVKLHRANNTIINTLNSCLAEGTRKYLKILEAEDEVFKGIARLNSKAGIYIDWCLAEKIKVPPLTENKIVESYLRVHNELKLIMKPYLLEEELTQEEEKNHG